A window from Bos indicus x Bos taurus breed Angus x Brahman F1 hybrid chromosome 26, Bos_hybrid_MaternalHap_v2.0, whole genome shotgun sequence encodes these proteins:
- the LCOR gene encoding ligand-dependent corepressor isoform X5 → MVKLCTHHQKQFIRVLNDLYTESQPSSEDLQSSDSGAMDASTCDAGCAQLGTRHAEKDALCLNMKSSTSVDLSIDSGGSHSPPHLTEQALKEPLPETNSVDGREKTLTIVQKDSSELPTTKPNSMDNSTLGYLTAPNSSSLNFHRISKNLEGQTTEQEQDTDVKICEDGKDHVQSAALVENLIAVKAAAENNEESNSCIVSQRNSFKALSEEAWDSGFMGNSPRTADKENALQCSSKTPLRQDLEACEQDSRPKQENHLHSLGRNKMGYHLQPSDKSQFDHSKDGWLAPSPMPPVHKASNGHSRTKMIPTSIKTARKSKRASGLRINDYDNQCDVVYISQPITECHFENQRSILSSRKTARKSTRGYFFNGDCCELPTVRTLAKNLHSQEKASCSTVASEAVVTPKQTLVTSAPQPTVEVEHPREDKPEEPSKETTPLTEGDRDASPEKESQEPEVCLVTNNANPSGSPTSKETAASSPVWPLPAHLPEEDPPEGSSMVSAPTGSEMSSPERDQQPAEVLSTEEMSVPRDCPLLPSADSISEGGSDDVAPRPVSPPETAEREESPLCSESQSASAGLDPPMSPGKAEEEPSVATEAETEDAQELDTDPLSKESSTLTNENPSEIEESEAAGGTEKLEGEDGDVKHRSEKDACDQNTESPEENLDKKKKGRKFPEASDRCLRSQLADSSSAERCLKNQSSDSSSPSADVKVSKSSGAKRSKKEGYPVGTIPESFPTEGCHTKALEDTENPVVNEKTPEKDAEQEVEVGGVITRQTLKNMLVKEVKGEEGSIFPSSDPLATVGQTLPGEKLEIYVQSKLGENSTQEPSESIPCTFPEQSQGKPGPVPAKETEEAVNETDSADSQHKDGDSDDVPSSTLGSSSSGNDDTAVPPKWAPRLTRLTSSTYNLRHTHSLDSLDTIKVTSEKEAAQGSPIPKENAASESGDPIDEGDVDTVMDEQPKFVEWCAEEENQELIANFNAQYMKVQKGWIQLEKEAQPTPRARNKSDKLKEIWKSKKRSRKCRGSLEVQKFSPVQMLFMTNFKLSNVCKWFLETTETRSLVIVKKVNTRLPGDIPPVKHPLQKYPPSSLYPSSLQAERLKKHLKKFPGATPAKNNWKTQKLWAKFRENPDQVEPEDGSDVSLSSSPEESVEEAKEGRSSHPPTSSPTPASTRILRKYSNIRGKLRAQQRLIRNEKLESPVGPAVESKQSCKSVCINPLMSPKLALQVGADGFPIKPKSPDATKARKGKQVPEVLPKAEVQNKRRRTEGGSTQDRKDKGPAVRASRERHVDGSTRISAAKKPAARDRNSQLPKKTSSKENKVKIPKKSPGKSCPPSRKEKENANKRPTQPSASDPVTKSAKQKGAGESSSRPQKATNRKQSSGKTRARPSTKTPENSAAQRKRKRKAKLDSSHSKRRRLDAK, encoded by the coding sequence ATGGTCAAACTGTGCACACATCATCAGAAGCAGTTCATTCGTGTTCTGAACGATCTGTACACTGAGTCTCAGCCCAGCTCTGAGGACCTGCAGTCTTCTGATTCTGGAGCCATGGACGCCTCCACCTGCGATGCTGGCTGTGCCCAGCTAGGCACCAGACATGCAGAAAAGGATGCTCTGTGTCTCAACATGAAGTCTTCTACTTCTGTAGACTTGTCCATAGACTCTGGAGGCTCTCATAGCCCTCCACATTTGACAGAGCAGGCCCTAAAGGAGCCTCTGCCTGAGACAAATTCTGTAGATGGACGAGAGAAGACTCTGACTATTGTCCAAAAAGATTCCTCTGAACTTCCAACCACTAAACCTAATTCAATGGATAATTCCACTCTGGGATACCTCACTGCACCGAATTCTTCCTCATTAAACTTCCACCGCATCTCTAAGAACCTGGAGGGGCAGACCACTGAACAGGAGCAAGACACAGATGTGAAAATATGTGAAGATGGTAAAGACCATGTGCAGAGCGCAGCTTTAGTAGAAAATCTAATTGCAGTAAAAGCGGCAGCTGAAAATAATGAGGAGAGCAACAGCTGTATTGTTTCTCAAAGAAATTCATTCAAAGCTTTATCAGAAGAGGCTTGGGACTCAGGGTTTATGGGGAATTCACCTAGAACTGCTGACAAAGAGAATGCTTTACAGTGTAGCTCAAAAACACCTTTACGCCAGGACTTAGAGGCATGTGAACAAGATTCAAGGCCAAAGCAAGAGAACCATCTTCACTCcctaggaagaaataaaatgggtTACCATTTACAGCCCAGTGATAAGAGCCAGTTTGATCATTCCAAAGATGGTTGGTTAGCCCCCAGCCCCATGCCACCTGTACACAAAGCATCGAATGGACACTCACGAACCAAGATGATACCCACCTCCATTAAGACAGCTCGGAAAAGTAAAAGAGCATCAGGGTTGAGGATAAATGATTATGATAACCAGTGTGATGTCGTTTATATCAGCCAGCCAATAACAGAATGCCACTTTGAGAATCAAAGATCGATATTATCTTCTCGGAAAACAGCCAGGAAGAGTACTCGAGGATACTTTTTCAATGGCGATTGTTGTGAGCTGCCAACCGTTCGCACGCTGGCCAAGAATTTACACTCCCAAGAAAAAGCAAGCTGCTCAACTGTGGCATCAGAGGCAGTGGTCACTCCCAAGCAGACCCTTGTCACGTCAGCACCTCAACCTACAGTAGAAGTAGAGCATCCCAGAGAAGACAAGCCTGAAGAACCTAGTAAAGAAACAACCCCTCTCACGGAAGGAGACAGAGATGCATCACCTGAAAAGGAATCTCAAGAGCCAGAGGTTTGCCTCGTGACGAATAACGCAAACCCAAGTGGCTCCCCCACATCAAAAGAAACAGCAGCCTCCAGCCCAGTGTGGCCCCTCCCTGCTCATCTTCCTGAAGAGGACCCACCAGAAGGCAGCTCCATGGTCTCAGCTCCCACAGGAAGTGAGATGTCTTCCCCTGAACGAGACCAGCAGCCAGCTGAAGTGCTGAGTACAGAGGAGATGAGTGTACCCCGAGACTGTCCCCTACTTCCCTCCGCAGACAGCATTTCTGAGGGAGGCAGTGACGATGTTGCCCCCAGACCTGTTTCCCCTCCTGAAacagcagagagagaggaaagcccTCTGTGTTCAGAAAGTCAAAGTGCCTCCGCGGGCTTGGATCCTCCCATGAGCCCAGGAAAGGCCGAGGAAGAGCCAAGTGTCGCTACTGAGGCTGAGACCGAAGACGCTCAAGAGCTAGATACCGACCCACTCTCGAAGGAAAGCAGCACTTTGACAAATGAAAACCCCAGTGAGATTGAGGAAAGTGAGGCAGCAGGTGGTACAGAAAAACTAGAGGGAGAGGACGGTGATGTAAAACATCGTTCAGAGAAAGATGCATGCGATCAAAACACCGAGTCACCTGAAGAAAATCTGGACAAGAAGAAAAAAGGTAGAAAATTCCCGGAGGCCTCTGATAGGTGTCTGCGAAGTCAACTTGCAGATTCTTCCTCTGCCGAGAGGTGCCTAAAAAATCAAAGTTCAGATTCTTCCTCTCCTAGTGCTGATGTCAAGGTTTCTAAAAGTTCTGGTGCAAAACGCTCTAAAAAAGAAGGGTACCCTGTTGGGACAATACCCGAGAGCTTCCCTACTGAAGGCTGCCATACAAAAGCTCTAGAAGACACTGAAAACCCAGTTGTCAACGAAAAGACCCCTGAGAAAGACGCTGAGCAGGAGGTTGAAGTGGGTGGGGTGATCACCAGGCAGACTTTGAAAAACATGCTGGTGAAAGAAGTCAAGGGGGAAGAAGGAAGTATTTTCCCCAGCAGTGATCCCTTAGCCACAGTTGGCCAGACCCTGCCTGGAGAGAAACTGGAAATCTATGTTCAGTCTAAATTAGGTGAGAACAGTACTCAAGAGCCCTCTGAAAGCATTCCTTGTACTTTCCCAGAACAATCACAGGGGAAGCCAGGACCTGTTCCTGCAAAGGAGACGGAGGAGGCTGTGAATGAAACAGACAGTGCCGACAGCCAGCATAAAGATGGCGATAGTGATGACGTGCCGTCTAGCACGCTGGGATCATCAAGTAGTGGAAATGACGATACTGCAGTGCCCCCAAAATGGGCCCCACGGCTTACAAGACTGACCTCCTCCACCTACAACCTAAGACACACTCATTCTTTGGACTCTTTGGATACTATAAAAGTGACTTCCGAAAAGGAAGCAGCACAAGGAAGcccaatcccaaaggaaaatgCAGCTTCCGAGAGTGGAGATCCCATAGATGAGGGTGATGTGGACACCGTGATGGACGAGCAGCCCAAGTTTGTGGAATGGTGTGCTGAGGAGGAGAACCAAGAGCTCATTGCCAACTTCAACGCCCAGTACATGAAAGTTCAGAAGGGCTGGATCCAGCTGGAGAAAGAAGCCCAGCCAACGCCAAGGGCAAGGAACAAGTCTGATAAGCTGAAGGAGATTTGGAAAAGCAAGAAAAGGTCACGGAAATGTCGGGGTTCACTGGAGGTTCAGAAGTTTTCTCCTGTTCAGATGCTGTTTATGACAAACTTTAAATTGTCTAATGTTTGTAAGTGGTTCTTAGAGACAACTGAAACCCGGTCTCTCGTCATTGTGAAGAAGGTCAATACTCGTCTTCCAGGTGACATCCCACCCGTCAAGCACCCTCTTCAGAAGTACCCTCCTTCCAGCCTGTACCCCAGTTCACTACAGGCCGAACGCTTGAAAAAACACTTGAAGAAATTTCCTGGAGCTACTCCTGCCAAGAACAATTGGAAAACACAGAAGCTCTGGGCTAAATTTCGAGAGAATCCCGACCAGGTGGAGCCAGAGGATGGCAGTGACGTGAGCCTCAGCTCCAGTCCTGAAGAGAGTGTAGAGGAGGCCAAGGAAGGTAGAAGCAGCCATCCTCCCACCAGCTCACCGACCCCAGCCAGTACCCGCATCCTTAGGAAGTACTCCAACATTCGAGGAAAGCTCAGAGCCCAGCAGCGTTTGATCAGGAACGAGAAACTCGAAAGCCCAGTTGGTCCGGCTGTGGAAAGCAAACAGAGTTGCAAGAGTGTGTGCATCAACCCTCTGATGTCCCCCAAGCTCGCCCTGCAAGTCGGTGCAGATGGGTTTCCCATTAAACCCAAGAGCCCCGATGCAACGAAGGCAAGGAAAGGGAAGCAGGTGCCTGAGGTCTTGCCAAAAGCCGAGGTTCAGAATAAACGCAGGAGGACAGAAGGCGGCAGCACTCAGGACAGGAAGGACAAAGGGCCTGCGGTGAGGGCCAGCAGAGAAAGGCATGTTGATGGGTCCACCAGAATCTCCGCTGCCAAGAAGCCAGCCGCAAGGGACAGAAACAGCCAGCTGCCCAAAAAGACATCTTCAAAAGAGAATAAAGTGAAGATCCCTAAAAAATCACCTGGGAAGAGCTGCCCGCcctccaggaaagaaaaagagaatgcaaACAAAAGACCTACCCAGCCCTCTGCCTCGGATCCGGTGACAAAATCTGCAAAGCAAAAAGGGGCAGGTGAGTCCTCTTCCAGGCCACAGAAAGCCACAAATAGAAAGCAGAGCAGTGGAAAGACTCGGGCCAGACCCTCAACAAAAACCCCAGAGAACAGTGCGGCCCAGAGAAAGCGAAAGCGGAAGGCAAAGCTGGACTCTTCGCACAGCAAACGAAGGCGGTTGGATGCAAAGTGA
- the LCOR gene encoding ligand-dependent corepressor isoform X4: protein MQRMIQQFAAEYTSKNSSTQDPSQPNSTKNQSLPKASPVTTSPTAATAQNPVLSKLLMADQDSPLDLTVRKSQSEPSEQDGVLDLSTKKSPCAGSTSLSHSPGCSSTQGNGENSAEAIAVHSNHQSKSPLEKFMVKLCTHHQKQFIRVLNDLYTESQPSSEDLQSSDSGAMDASTCDAGCAQLGTRHAEKDALCLNMKSSTSVDLSIDSGGSHSPPHLTEQALKEPLPETNSVDGREKTLTIVQKDSSELPTTKPNSMDNSTLGYLTAPNSSSLNFHRISKNLEGQTTEQEQDTDVKICEDGKDHVQSAALVENLIAVKAAAENNEESNSCIVSQRNSFKALSEEAWDSGFMGNSPRTADKENALQCSSKTPLRQDLEACEQDSRPKQENHLHSLGRNKMGYHLQPSDKSQFDHSKDGWLAPSPMPPVHKASNGHSRTKMIPTSIKTARKSKRASGLRINDYDNQCDVVYISQPITECHFENQRSILSSRKTARKSTRGYFFNGDCCELPTVRTLAKNLHSQEKASCSTVASEAVVTPKQTLVTSAPQPTVEVEHPREDKPEEPSKETTPLTEGDRDASPEKESQEPEVCLVTNNANPSGSPTSKETAASSPVWPLPAHLPEEDPPEGSSMVSAPTGSEMSSPERDQQPAEVLSTEEMSVPRDCPLLPSADSISEGGSDDVAPRPVSPPETAEREESPLCSESQSASAGLDPPMSPGKAEEEPSVATEAETEDAQELDTDPLSKESSTLTNENPSEIEESEAAGGTEKLEGEDGDVKHRSEKDACDQNTESPEENLDKKKKGRKFPEASDRCLRSQLADSSSAERCLKNQSSDSSSPSADVKVSKSSGAKRSKKEGYPVGTIPESFPTEGCHTKALEDTENPVVNEKTPEKDAEQEVEVGGVITRQTLKNMLVKEVKGEEGSIFPSSDPLATVGQTLPGEKLEIYVQSKLGENSTQEPSESIPCTFPEQSQGKPGPVPAKETEEAVNETDSADSQHKDGDSDDVPSSTLGSSSSGNDDTAVPPKWAPRLTRLTSSTYNLRHTHSLDSLDTIKVTSEKEAAQGSPIPKENAASESGDPIDEGDVDTVMDEQPKFVEWCAEEENQELIANFNAQYMKVQKGWIQLEKEAQPTPRARNKSDKLKEIWKSKKRSRKCRGSLEVQKFSPVQMLFMTNFKLSNVCKWFLETTETRSLVIVKKVNTRLPGDIPPVKHPLQKYPPSSLYPSSLQAERLKKHLKKFPGATPAKNNWKTQKLWAKFRENPDQVEPEDGSDVSLSSSPEESVEEAKEGRSSHPPTSSPTPASTRILRKYSNIRGKLRAQQRLIRNEKLESPVGPAVESKQSCKSVCINPLMSPKLALQVGADGFPIKPKSPDATKARKGKQVPEVLPKAEVQNKRRRTEGGSTQDRKDKGPAVRASRERHVDGSTRISAAKKPAARDRNSQLPKKTSSKENKVKIPKKSPGKSCPPSRKEKENANKRPTQPSASDPVTKSAKQKGAGESSSRPQKATNRKQSSGKTRARPSTKTPENSAAQRKRKRKAKLDSSHSKRRRLDAK, encoded by the exons ACGGTGTACTTGATCTGTCCACTAAGAAAAGTCCGTGTGCTGGCAGCACTTCCCTGAGCCATTCTCCAGGCTGCTCCAGTACTCAAGGGAACGG TGAGAACTCAGCAGAGGCAATAGCAGTACATTCTAATCATCAGTCGAAGTCCCCACTGGAGAAGTTTATGGTCAAACTGTGCACACATCATCAGAAGCAGTTCATTCGTGTTCTGAACGATCTGTACACTGAGTCTCAGCCCAGCTCTGAGGACCTGCAGTCTTCTGATTCTGGAGCCATGGACGCCTCCACCTGCGATGCTGGCTGTGCCCAGCTAGGCACCAGACATGCAGAAAAGGATGCTCTGTGTCTCAACATGAAGTCTTCTACTTCTGTAGACTTGTCCATAGACTCTGGAGGCTCTCATAGCCCTCCACATTTGACAGAGCAGGCCCTAAAGGAGCCTCTGCCTGAGACAAATTCTGTAGATGGACGAGAGAAGACTCTGACTATTGTCCAAAAAGATTCCTCTGAACTTCCAACCACTAAACCTAATTCAATGGATAATTCCACTCTGGGATACCTCACTGCACCGAATTCTTCCTCATTAAACTTCCACCGCATCTCTAAGAACCTGGAGGGGCAGACCACTGAACAGGAGCAAGACACAGATGTGAAAATATGTGAAGATGGTAAAGACCATGTGCAGAGCGCAGCTTTAGTAGAAAATCTAATTGCAGTAAAAGCGGCAGCTGAAAATAATGAGGAGAGCAACAGCTGTATTGTTTCTCAAAGAAATTCATTCAAAGCTTTATCAGAAGAGGCTTGGGACTCAGGGTTTATGGGGAATTCACCTAGAACTGCTGACAAAGAGAATGCTTTACAGTGTAGCTCAAAAACACCTTTACGCCAGGACTTAGAGGCATGTGAACAAGATTCAAGGCCAAAGCAAGAGAACCATCTTCACTCcctaggaagaaataaaatgggtTACCATTTACAGCCCAGTGATAAGAGCCAGTTTGATCATTCCAAAGATGGTTGGTTAGCCCCCAGCCCCATGCCACCTGTACACAAAGCATCGAATGGACACTCACGAACCAAGATGATACCCACCTCCATTAAGACAGCTCGGAAAAGTAAAAGAGCATCAGGGTTGAGGATAAATGATTATGATAACCAGTGTGATGTCGTTTATATCAGCCAGCCAATAACAGAATGCCACTTTGAGAATCAAAGATCGATATTATCTTCTCGGAAAACAGCCAGGAAGAGTACTCGAGGATACTTTTTCAATGGCGATTGTTGTGAGCTGCCAACCGTTCGCACGCTGGCCAAGAATTTACACTCCCAAGAAAAAGCAAGCTGCTCAACTGTGGCATCAGAGGCAGTGGTCACTCCCAAGCAGACCCTTGTCACGTCAGCACCTCAACCTACAGTAGAAGTAGAGCATCCCAGAGAAGACAAGCCTGAAGAACCTAGTAAAGAAACAACCCCTCTCACGGAAGGAGACAGAGATGCATCACCTGAAAAGGAATCTCAAGAGCCAGAGGTTTGCCTCGTGACGAATAACGCAAACCCAAGTGGCTCCCCCACATCAAAAGAAACAGCAGCCTCCAGCCCAGTGTGGCCCCTCCCTGCTCATCTTCCTGAAGAGGACCCACCAGAAGGCAGCTCCATGGTCTCAGCTCCCACAGGAAGTGAGATGTCTTCCCCTGAACGAGACCAGCAGCCAGCTGAAGTGCTGAGTACAGAGGAGATGAGTGTACCCCGAGACTGTCCCCTACTTCCCTCCGCAGACAGCATTTCTGAGGGAGGCAGTGACGATGTTGCCCCCAGACCTGTTTCCCCTCCTGAAacagcagagagagaggaaagcccTCTGTGTTCAGAAAGTCAAAGTGCCTCCGCGGGCTTGGATCCTCCCATGAGCCCAGGAAAGGCCGAGGAAGAGCCAAGTGTCGCTACTGAGGCTGAGACCGAAGACGCTCAAGAGCTAGATACCGACCCACTCTCGAAGGAAAGCAGCACTTTGACAAATGAAAACCCCAGTGAGATTGAGGAAAGTGAGGCAGCAGGTGGTACAGAAAAACTAGAGGGAGAGGACGGTGATGTAAAACATCGTTCAGAGAAAGATGCATGCGATCAAAACACCGAGTCACCTGAAGAAAATCTGGACAAGAAGAAAAAAGGTAGAAAATTCCCGGAGGCCTCTGATAGGTGTCTGCGAAGTCAACTTGCAGATTCTTCCTCTGCCGAGAGGTGCCTAAAAAATCAAAGTTCAGATTCTTCCTCTCCTAGTGCTGATGTCAAGGTTTCTAAAAGTTCTGGTGCAAAACGCTCTAAAAAAGAAGGGTACCCTGTTGGGACAATACCCGAGAGCTTCCCTACTGAAGGCTGCCATACAAAAGCTCTAGAAGACACTGAAAACCCAGTTGTCAACGAAAAGACCCCTGAGAAAGACGCTGAGCAGGAGGTTGAAGTGGGTGGGGTGATCACCAGGCAGACTTTGAAAAACATGCTGGTGAAAGAAGTCAAGGGGGAAGAAGGAAGTATTTTCCCCAGCAGTGATCCCTTAGCCACAGTTGGCCAGACCCTGCCTGGAGAGAAACTGGAAATCTATGTTCAGTCTAAATTAGGTGAGAACAGTACTCAAGAGCCCTCTGAAAGCATTCCTTGTACTTTCCCAGAACAATCACAGGGGAAGCCAGGACCTGTTCCTGCAAAGGAGACGGAGGAGGCTGTGAATGAAACAGACAGTGCCGACAGCCAGCATAAAGATGGCGATAGTGATGACGTGCCGTCTAGCACGCTGGGATCATCAAGTAGTGGAAATGACGATACTGCAGTGCCCCCAAAATGGGCCCCACGGCTTACAAGACTGACCTCCTCCACCTACAACCTAAGACACACTCATTCTTTGGACTCTTTGGATACTATAAAAGTGACTTCCGAAAAGGAAGCAGCACAAGGAAGcccaatcccaaaggaaaatgCAGCTTCCGAGAGTGGAGATCCCATAGATGAGGGTGATGTGGACACCGTGATGGACGAGCAGCCCAAGTTTGTGGAATGGTGTGCTGAGGAGGAGAACCAAGAGCTCATTGCCAACTTCAACGCCCAGTACATGAAAGTTCAGAAGGGCTGGATCCAGCTGGAGAAAGAAGCCCAGCCAACGCCAAGGGCAAGGAACAAGTCTGATAAGCTGAAGGAGATTTGGAAAAGCAAGAAAAGGTCACGGAAATGTCGGGGTTCACTGGAGGTTCAGAAGTTTTCTCCTGTTCAGATGCTGTTTATGACAAACTTTAAATTGTCTAATGTTTGTAAGTGGTTCTTAGAGACAACTGAAACCCGGTCTCTCGTCATTGTGAAGAAGGTCAATACTCGTCTTCCAGGTGACATCCCACCCGTCAAGCACCCTCTTCAGAAGTACCCTCCTTCCAGCCTGTACCCCAGTTCACTACAGGCCGAACGCTTGAAAAAACACTTGAAGAAATTTCCTGGAGCTACTCCTGCCAAGAACAATTGGAAAACACAGAAGCTCTGGGCTAAATTTCGAGAGAATCCCGACCAGGTGGAGCCAGAGGATGGCAGTGACGTGAGCCTCAGCTCCAGTCCTGAAGAGAGTGTAGAGGAGGCCAAGGAAGGTAGAAGCAGCCATCCTCCCACCAGCTCACCGACCCCAGCCAGTACCCGCATCCTTAGGAAGTACTCCAACATTCGAGGAAAGCTCAGAGCCCAGCAGCGTTTGATCAGGAACGAGAAACTCGAAAGCCCAGTTGGTCCGGCTGTGGAAAGCAAACAGAGTTGCAAGAGTGTGTGCATCAACCCTCTGATGTCCCCCAAGCTCGCCCTGCAAGTCGGTGCAGATGGGTTTCCCATTAAACCCAAGAGCCCCGATGCAACGAAGGCAAGGAAAGGGAAGCAGGTGCCTGAGGTCTTGCCAAAAGCCGAGGTTCAGAATAAACGCAGGAGGACAGAAGGCGGCAGCACTCAGGACAGGAAGGACAAAGGGCCTGCGGTGAGGGCCAGCAGAGAAAGGCATGTTGATGGGTCCACCAGAATCTCCGCTGCCAAGAAGCCAGCCGCAAGGGACAGAAACAGCCAGCTGCCCAAAAAGACATCTTCAAAAGAGAATAAAGTGAAGATCCCTAAAAAATCACCTGGGAAGAGCTGCCCGCcctccaggaaagaaaaagagaatgcaaACAAAAGACCTACCCAGCCCTCTGCCTCGGATCCGGTGACAAAATCTGCAAAGCAAAAAGGGGCAGGTGAGTCCTCTTCCAGGCCACAGAAAGCCACAAATAGAAAGCAGAGCAGTGGAAAGACTCGGGCCAGACCCTCAACAAAAACCCCAGAGAACAGTGCGGCCCAGAGAAAGCGAAAGCGGAAGGCAAAGCTGGACTCTTCGCACAGCAAACGAAGGCGGTTGGATGCAAAGTGA